DNA from Malus sylvestris chromosome 11, drMalSylv7.2, whole genome shotgun sequence:
TCATATCATTCAATTCCAAAAATGAACTCACCAATCTGTTCTTGTATTTTTCAATTCCATATTTATAAAATTCCTGAAGAACTGCAGTCAcgatataaaattaaaatcaggTTATATACGTTTTTACAGcaaatacaaaataataatagtaataataatgtTATGTCATACTCTGTTTTGGAGTGCTATAGAGCTTAAGCCAGCCGTCTTCGTCAAACAAGACCATGTTCGAAgtctttattttctttccaaGTTTGAACTTTTTTTCCAAACCCTCTTGCTCGGCTTCCCTAAGTTGTTTACCAGACAGCTTGACACGGATGTCTATTGGACTCGTATCATCTCCGTATTTTTTGTACCCCTGGAGCATGTATTACTGTTTTAttagaaattgaaaataatcataaaatgacaaaccaaaatttgatgttAACTTTTGTACAGGAAAATTTTACCTTAATGAAAGGATCTTTGGCCTCTGCGTTGTGTTCGGCCACTGAATTAAGAAATTTCAAATACTTGTCCGTCCACTTATGGATTGGCAACTCTGTAATCTTTAACATTCCGTTGCTTTCTTGTATGCACCCGTAAGAGGTGTAGTCGCGGTCACCCGATTGGCTACCCTCAATCCTTCCACGAAAACCTTTATACCACGGGCACATTTCCACCGGCAGTTTTTCCATGTTCCCTTCGTAGGCAATTAAATGCATCATGTTCTTGATGATGTGTATTGGGTGGTAATTGGGGACATTGGTACTCCACCCAACTCCAATTCCTTCACAACCATTCACAAGGACCATGGGTATTATTGGAAAATACCTACATggcaaacaaaaaaatcatccCAAAGAAAACAATTTCAATAATTTACCACCAAAACTTTTAAAGAAGGAAAGAAGAGTAATGTTAGTAAAAATATTGAAACAACCTACGTACCTTCCAATTTTAACTTCTTCTTTGCCTCGTTCATCTGAGCTTTCATCATCAAGGAAAATCAATCTTGTAATACGAGAAAGCTCAATATGTAGATAACGAGGTGCTGATTGGTCTTCACCCCCCTAAAAGTAGAAAGGAAAAAGGAACATATGTGTGTAAAACAAAAGATTGTCATGGAATTTAAGAGTTACATTACGCATGATGAACGTCATTCAAGCTTGTTCAATAAGTGACATTTTTACCTGGCCTCGTGTTCCATAATTGCCATGGGGAATAAAGAGATTGACATTGTTGCTTCCCACATAATTTCGAGTCATTCCCATAATTATGCTGGCGACATTACTTGAACTATGGTGATCGACAGACTTAGAAAACGTTTCCAATTTTGTTATTCCAATTAACTTATTCTTCAAAGCGCAGaacaaaattttcctttgacCAGGTTTCAATCCATCAGCTATTGATGGAATTGTCCTTTTCAAAGCAGCAATGCAATACTTAATATACTTCTTGTTAAAAAAGTCAGTATAGTTTTTATGCGTCTCCTCATCCTCATCGTCGTGATtttcctcatcctcatcctcatcatTAACTTGGTTACTACACTGCTCCTCCAGCTCCAGACAAATATAGTTGTTAAGCCACTCTTTCCTATCGTCAACTCTTTTCTTATTAAAGACAAGATCAATCGCCTCATCAGCTCCATCATCCCAGATAAAGTATTTCCTATGCTTCTCAAGATTTCGAAAAAAGTCTTTCCCTTCTTCCTCTGGGGAGAATGTTCCCAAACCCTAAAGGACATGATACAAGAACAAACTATTTAGGACTATGCATCGCACAATCCCTAGAATAAATTGAAGACACAAATTAATTCGTACCTTGTAGCGCTTAGTGGACCAGTCACGAGCGGTGTTGTCCTGTGTCTTCTTCCACTCCTCATGCCGTTTGGtagaataaaaatatttttgatcaTGTTCCTTAGTCACCTGTACAAATTCTAATACAAGTTATAGATGCCCTTGACAACCTTCCATTGATCGATCAAATTTATTAGGCAAACAAGTTAAATTATGTAAACTAACCTTGATACAAGGAGTTATAAACTCGGCCAAAAACCCCTCAATTTTAAGAAGTGAGGGGCAAAAGCAATGGAAAAGGTTAATCAAAAGTCCTTTGATGTGGAAACCATCATCATCCTACACAAGTACATACATTAAGCTTCCTCTTAGCAGTCATCAAGATAAACCATAcgtattgaaaatttgaagttgTCGTATACAATATAAACGGTAAGCAGAAACAATcaaacaacaataacaaaaccTTATCGCACTAATAAGTGGGTACAATATAAACGGTaagcaataataaaaaaaaactatgaaaattaagGCATCTAACCTGGTCTGTCATAATCATCACTTTGCCATAGCGTAATGGATAAGTGTAATTCTCACCCTCAGAGATTTTATACTTCTGTATCCCCATACTTTTGATGATGTTGTCAGTTATCTTACTGTCTTTGCTATTTTCTCTTACATTGAGCAATTTACCTTGCAACCTAAACACACCAAAAGTGTCCCGACCCAGAATACCGAGCCCTGTCGTCTGTTTTTGAATTTGGCTCGTCCAAGTTAGTATACCATACAACGggaaccaaataaaataaactatCTTGTTGAGTGTacaaaaatttacaaaataGATGACTTACTGCAAGTGACTCAGCTGAATTTCCTTCTACGATAATCAAGGTGCAATCTTTAGAGTGTTCCCCCCCCGGCAAGATATGCATCCTTCAAGTTTTCTACCttaatattttcttcttcttcatacaTGCCAAAACGGCtcttcaaaattttgacaaTCGGCGAGTCTGCCactaaaaaataatatgaatgTGAGAATCAAGGTTAGAGTATTCCAATTTACTGTACTAGTTGAACTTGAATCATTCATTGCATTacttgtatgtatatatataccttCCTTTAAGAAATCTTCTGAAAGTTCAAATGTTTTTGTAAATGCTCTTGTATGGCGCGGGTGATCAAAAGTATCTTTTGCTGGGAGATTAAACACAGGATTGCGAAATTTAACGTTCAAAAAAATCCATAAATGATTCTTCACAACATCTGAATCTTGGTTTGGATTCTCTTCCTCATCTGAATTTAGGTTTTGATTCTCATTCTCATTCTTATTCTCATTCTCATCTGAATTTAGGGTTGAATTCTCGTCCTTTTCTTTGATAGTTTCGAAAAGACGTTTTGCGATCGCATTGCTAATGACATCAACATTATCTCCACCGTGGCTTGTATTGACTAAATTGACAAAACTGACCTGTAGTGAAATAAAATCCGACAACATGAGACTCACAATTCAAATGCACAAAACAGTCGCATATATTAGGGCTCTCATATGTAATAAACCTGTTGGAATTGTCCGTTGCTCAGAGTCACACAGATCTCCATGTCATCACTAATTTTCATGTTTATTCTGGCAAATTGAGTAGATTGAGTTAAAAAAACTTTCTaaataattataagaaaaaagaagaagataaattTAGAACCAAAAGTTTCAAATAAACAATAACCTTGGAATGTTGACAAAATGAAAAGCTGTAGGTTTAAAGTATAGATCAACATATGTAGAGAATGATATTGTGCCGACATCCCTTCCATTTAGCTTAACCTCCACCGTTTCTCCGAGGCATCCAGCTATGTCAATCACTCGTTTCTTTATCAAACCAACAATGTCACCGTTAAGGCTTGTCATGTTATATGTTGCCAAATCTGGTTTCAATAGTATTCTCACCCACAGTTCCTTTGATTTGTGATCGCTGGAGTCAGTTTGCGGGTTCTTATTGTCTCTAGAGAATACCTGAAATTTGTAACAATCAAATTATTGAACGCGTGTGCTCAATCGATGGCCGCCACAATTACAACACATTTAACATATCAAACTTTTTACCTTCTTATGCAATTTATTTCCGTCAGCCTTTGACACTATGATTTCTGTGCAATAAGGAACAAACTTCTTTGACAATTCGAGCTCTTTGCATAAATTACTAAACTTCTCGTGGCTCTTATTGGCAAAGCAAATAGTTATGGCATCATCAACCTTCCCTATATCAACTTCCAGTTTGTTTTTAATCCTCAACGCGACATCCGTCAACATGTCGTTTAACATCCAGTAGAGGCCAAGGGCGTACCTTACTGGACGTTCAACCATCTCCTCATTATCGTACACCCATAAAGTTTGGGTCTTCCAGTCTCCAAACCCATAGTCTCTCTCGTTTGTTGTTCTTGACATTCCTCTTGTTCGTTTTTATACTAAGATATCGTCTTCTTTCTTGAACAAATGAAGCAACAAAATCGAAAAAGGTTTGAAATTTCCAAAGTTTTTTGCTGTGTGATATTTGAGAGAATCAAACGTACGTAGATGTGCTTGGGCTGGTGTGTTTGTTAGGTAGATGTACTCCCATATTTATATGCAAACACTTACCCAAGAAGAAGTAATAGATTTCCTGATTTCTTTGAATACACTCTCAAgtacttccctttttttttttatgggaaagtcacgacattaattgtttgatcaaAAGGTCAAAAGAGTTCAAGTCTTTCCTGTTTCAAACTGCTAAAATCTTACCAATTTTGTACTTACatgttttatttccttttcaatATTAAATCCTATTAGGTATCTCAGAAAGTAATTACTAGCCTCACATCGATCTAGATTCAAGTCTTTCATGTTTTATTCAACTAAACGAATCAACACCACTCGACGTACCAAAGAAGAgctaagtttttatttttcatttaaagTATTTGACATCTTTTATTGTCAATTCAATAAAGGGCATATGTattcaacaaaaaataattaaatgataaGCACACAACCTACGTAGTCTTTCACACATCCCTTAATCTTgacttttatattttataatttattcaatttggttgttaaaaataaaaagtaacgTGCCAGAAGATAAAAATGGTTCGAAAATAATTTTACAAACAAATAAAGGGCATAGACCTTttatcaccaaaaaaaaaaaaaattgtgggcGGGAAGAGTAACAGTCggagtataaacagacactccGAAGAGAACGAGTGCGCTTGGGCCTTCATCAACCGTGACTTTAGCAGTCTCGACGACTGTCTCACGAAATTCACCACCGCCGGTACGCCAGCCCGCCCCTTCTCTCTGACGCTCTCACCGGTTATGCGAGGCAAGGTATTAATCTCAAACTTGACAAGTATATGCTTTGTATTCTGCAATACGCCTTTTGTCTTTGGCTTTGTTTCCGTTGTGTCTCCAAACATTTTAGTATTTTTACACTCCCTCCGTTCAGAACTTCACTCGCTGTTTACATTTTGAATGCAGTCTAACTGTTCGTGAAAAGTTGCGAGTGGCAGGTGGGTTGGAGACTTTCGAGTTTCCAGTTCATTTTTTTAGATGAATTATGGTGCTGAGGTGTAGTGGGAGGCACTGAGTCTGAGGGGGAAGCTGCTTAATCGGTTAAGTCGGCTGTTGCTTTTGCACTGCTGCTCCGAGGCCATGGCTATTTGTAGGTTTGGGCAATCCCGGCGATAAGTACCAAGGAACTAGGCACAATGTACTATTCCAGATTATACTTTTAGTGGCTACAATTTgagatttttagttttagtttttgtgtttgttgTTTCGATAACAAGTTTCAGATTctcgtttttttttgtttgaagcaGGCGGGGTTTTAGATGATTGATGCGTTTGCTGGTTCGCAGGGCATTGCAATGAACACGGTCCAATGCAAAGCTATACTTGGGCAAGGCATGTAAATCTTTGCGTATGTTACTTTGTTTATTGTCATTTTTCATGTTTGTTTGTGAAGTTCAGGGAAGTTTGTTATTTCAGGTTTCGTGGGTGAAGTTCTGGTTTTTCTTGCAAAGCCTCAAACTTAAATGAATTTGAGAGATGAATCTGCAAGTGACTGATGTACTTAATTATGTTCTTGTACTTCTATTTGGAAAGGTTATTCATTTATCTAGCCTTGCTATTTATGTTTATTACTTCCACTGGGATTTCAATGAATATACTGAGATGGTATTTGTTCTGTGCATTTCATTCTTTCTAGCACACTTCCAAAGCCATTTGCAATTCATTAACTGCTTCACTTTTGTATGTTAGAGGCTTGGAGCTATTAATGCTACTGGTTATGTAACTAATGTGACTAGAAGATATATCAGTGCATGGTTTAACTTGTACCTCTCTTTTGTTAAACTACAGACAGGACCCCTTGCTGCTTATTATAAGCTATCTCTCAATCGTGTGCTTGTGGTACTTTCTTCTTCTGGCTTTAAGTTTTTTTTGTACGCAGATAAGGCTTCGGAATTGAGAAGCGAGCTTGACTTTGTTAAAAGATATCGTGATGGAAACATCATTCTATCAGATGACAACATGCAAAAGAAAGATGATTTGTTGAAATATCTAAAAGGTCAAGGTTTCAAAGACAATACGGAGTATCTAGCATCCCTGAAACTTGTATCCTTAACGATAGAGAGTGAGAAAGCCCTTCAAACAGATTTGGAAAGGGTCAAAGAGGAGTTTACAAAGGTGGTAAAAAAACCTGCAGCAACAGTATGGTTGGAAGATCTAGAAGTTCTTGAAAATGAACTACTTAAGGATAAATATTTTCAGCTTACCGCCTGATGACAATAAAGACGTGCCAACCCTTGACCCATCAAATTTAACACTTAGCGGCATTGACAGGGTTTAAGCTCTTGTGTGGTTTTCGAAAGCTTAGATCAACAAGGCAAAGAAGTTAAACCTGGAAGGTACGTAGTTTGTTTGAATATTTTTACTAACATTACTCTTCTTTCCTTCTTTAAAAGTTTAGGTGgtaaattattgaattgttttctttgggatgatttttttgtttgccATGTAGGTGTTCTCCAGTAATACCCATGGTCCTTGTTAATGTTTGTGAAGGAATTGGAGTTGGGTGGTATACCATTGTCCCCAATTACCCCCCGATACACATCATCAAGAACATAATACATTTAATTGATTCCAAAGGGAATGTAGACAAATTGCCAGTGGAAATGCGCCCGTGGTATAAAGGTTTTCATGGAAGGATAGAGGGTAGCCAGTCCAGCGATGGCGACTACACCTCTTACGGGTGCATACAAGAAAGCAACGGGATGTTAAAGATTACGGAGTTACCAATCCGTAAGTGG
Protein-coding regions in this window:
- the LOC126591594 gene encoding DNA topoisomerase 2-like — encoded protein: MVLVNVCEGIGVGWYTIVPNYPPIHIIKNIIHLIDSKGNVDKLPVEMRPWYKGFHGRIEGSQSSDGDYTSYGCIQESNGMLKITELPIRKWTDKYLKFLNSVAEHNADAKDPFIKGYKKYGDDTSPIDIRVKLSGKQLREAKQEGLKKKFKLEKKLKTSNMVLFQKDDCLKLYRTPQQI
- the LOC126588975 gene encoding uncharacterized protein LOC126588975 codes for the protein MVLVNGCEGIGVGWSTNVPNYHPIHIIKNMMHLIAYEGNMEKLPVEMCPWYKGFRGRIEGSQSGDRDYTSYGCIQESNGMLKITELPIHKWTDKYLKFLNSVAEHNAEAKDPFIKGYKKYGDDTSPIDIRVKLSGKQLREAEQEGLEKKFKLGKKIKTSNMVLFDEDGWLKLYSTPKQILQEFYKYGIEKYKNRLTNLQEKHAEKALKARTELDFVKRYRQGNIILSKDNMQKKDDLVKYIKHQGFEANPEYLASLKLVSLTEESEKALEKELEKAEEELKKVEDKAAATSWLEDLQVLENELLKDKLFQLTA
- the LOC126588976 gene encoding DNA topoisomerase 2-like, which encodes MSRTTNERDYGFGDWKTQTLWVYDNEEMVERPVRYALGLYWMLNDMLTDVALRIKNKLEVDIGKVDDAITICFANKSHEKFSNLCKELELSKKFVPYCTEIIVSKADGNKLHKKVFSRDNKNPQTDSSDHKSKELWVRILLKPDLATYNMTSLNGDIVGLIKKRVIDIAGCLGETVEVKLNGRDVGTISFSTYVDLYFKPTAFHFVNIPRINMKISDDMEICVTLSNGQFQQVSFVNLVNTSHGGDNVDVISNAIAKRLFETIKEKDENSTLNSDENENKNENENQNLNSDEEENPNQDSDVVKNHLWIFLNVKFRNPVFNLPAKDTFDHPRHTRAFTKTFELSEDFLKEVADSPIVKILKSRFGMYEEEENIKTTGLGILGRDTFGVFRLQGKLLNVRENSKDSKITDNIIKSMGIQKYKISEGENYTYPLRYGKVMIMTDQDDDGFHIKGLLINLFHCFCPSLLKIEGFLAEFITPCIKVTKEHDQKYFYSTKRHEEWKKTQDNTARDWSTKRYKGLGTFSPEEEGKDFFRNLEKHRKYFIWDDGADEAIDLVFNKKRVDDRKEWLNNYICLELEEQCSNQVNDEDEDEENHDDEDEETHKNYTDFFNKKYIKYCIAALKRTIPSIADGLKPGQRKILFCALKNKLIGITKLETFSKSVDHHSSSNVASIIMGMTRNYVGSNNVNLFIPHGNYGTRGQGGEDQSAPRYLHIELSRITRLIFLDDESSDERGKEEVKIGSFGGKLLKLFSLG